Proteins from one Malaya genurostris strain Urasoe2022 chromosome 2, Malgen_1.1, whole genome shotgun sequence genomic window:
- the LOC131432794 gene encoding uncharacterized protein LOC131432794: MQHNADRDSGAVVPHWLNDAFMLDIIQQARSDYSIGLCHNCKFHRFEPRANHSSVLFRTTVHFRSKRSPQEQAISLVVKIEPQSVLLKNRSLFETEVRLYREVLPAMGRVLADAGENLDTPSLFYFAGKPTGVIVLEDLFPGGWIGGGEIKRFEDLQPVIDSIAKFHAASFVLNKKSTSLSDISNVFMQNNVKGARDMFRQLFHSFADAVRNWEGFAQIGTKLQHLKPSFEDKLNQIYIPNRSGTDGPGYNVLNHGDFHAKNLLHKMKTSPGSTDRIERTALIDFQLCHWGTPAIDVLYLLDLVIDRELKHTHQEQIVRQYHRDFVDYVTRMGHLGWIPSLQDLLAELKRSAFLELFHIVIFEQFKYVDLSKVSVEDFVAGRAKNSGVNSEKFRSLARNELRDLQHRGILD; encoded by the exons ATGCAACACAACGCAGACCGCGACTCGGGCGCCGTCGTGCCGCACTGGTTGAACGATGCTTTCATGCTGGACATAATCCAGCAGGCCCGAAGCGATTATTCGATCGGTCTGTGTCACAACTGTAAATTTCATAGGTTCGAACCACGGGCCAATCACAGCAGCGTCTTGTTCCGGACGACGGTTCACTTCCGCTCGAAACGATCACCGCAGGAACAGGCTATCAGTTTGGTGGTGAAAATCGAACCGCAAAGTGTTCTCCTGAAGAATCGATCACTGTTCGAAACGGAGGTCCGTTTGTATCGCGAAGTTCTACCGGCGATGGGCCGAGTTCTGGCCGACGCTGGGGAAAATTTAGACACGCCCAG TCTGTTCTATTTCGCCGGTAAACCGACAGGTGTTATTGTGCTGGAAGATCTGTTTCCCGGTGGGTGGATTGGCGGAGGCGAGATCAAACGTTTCGAAGATCTGCAACCGGTTATCGACTCGATTGCCAAGTTTCATGCTGCTTCGTTCGTGCTCAATAAAAAG TCCACAAGCCTATCGGATATCAGCAACGTGTTCATGCAGAACAATGTCAAAGGCGCTCGGGACATGTTTCGACAGTTGTTTCATTCCTTTGCTGATGCCGTCCGTAACTGGGAGGGTTTCGCCCAGATCGGAACCAAATTGCAGCATCTTAAGCCATCATTCGAGGATAAATTAAATCAAATCTACATTCCGAATCGGTCCGGCACGGATGGACCTGGGTATAACGTTTTGAATCATGGAGATTTTCATGCCAAAAACCTACTGCACAAGATGAAAACTTCGCCCGGTTCCACCGATCGGATCGAGCGAACGGCACTGATCGATTTTCAGTTGTGTCACTGGGGAACGCCGGCCATCGATGTTCTGTATCTGTTGGATTTGGTCATCGATCGGGAGTTGAAACACACCCACCAGGAACAGATCGTTCGACAGTATCATCGAGACTTTGTGGATTACGTCACCAGAATGGGCCATTTGGGGTGGATTCCGAGTCTGCAGGATCTCCTGGCCGAGTTGAAACGGAGTGCGTTTCTTG AATTATTCCACATTGTAATCTTCGAACAGTTTAAATACGTCGATTTATCTAAAGTATCGGTGGAGGATTTTGTCGCTGGAAGAGCAAAAAATTCTGGAGTCAACAGTGAAAAGTTTCGTTCCCTGGCTCGGAACGAGTTAAGAGATTTGCAACATCGGGGCATTCTGGATTGA